A stretch of Bifidobacterium sp. ESL0704 DNA encodes these proteins:
- a CDS encoding SpaA isopeptide-forming pilin-related protein encodes MKKTKMRRLFASAIACVVGVATMAAGAVSASATELPGPQPIVALKLKGKKEAIGGHKFRALKLADYVGVNSAEGKYGVSTIRDNADLKAAIVSAAKATAAPGKTVNEADPMAWLATQWGLASDKGKELTGQYTGEVRDFVTELLNTKVPPDGQNAVTLDKVIKSELDTDPKTIQVVGGDQATDVTFNIPNGIYLILDVTTTADGVDTSNVEKKPESIPMLVSTEVKGIPGSGSSEINVKAPDIKTDKKVEQTSYNIGDYVHYTISSEIPIYTGYTGAPDSFHFWIVDILSPSLTYYPDASKFTVKVGGVPLQEGPGADYLLKAYKPSSPTSSTPASPAASASSASQASNSNKSASCSAQQGDTEPNEPKICGDDVSPTSTDFTGDPIKQATLVFDLSKYINNKIAQKDWSAGGKTVTIDYSVVLNEDAELDGNGNKNTVYSMYGTGDCCNWVRTPRNHVYFFSGSIKVDKISNDIGAQLGGVKFQVYKGDTEQGNALLFVKDTGKSNGTTDYYHEPLLGGKTGVDNIVTSDGKSFVINGLADGKYTFVERETPKGYMIPAGFKFTVEVKHTVPDKDNHPDQAKYTYTVTGDDYGLVTTPGAVDNNSNKLHVLNIKSLTELPATGMVGIVMRVVLGALLIAIALALYFGIRHVQRSRAQGTMAR; translated from the coding sequence ATGAAAAAAACAAAGATGAGGCGATTGTTCGCTTCTGCGATTGCATGCGTGGTCGGCGTCGCCACCATGGCCGCCGGTGCCGTGAGCGCTTCGGCGACTGAACTGCCAGGGCCTCAGCCGATTGTGGCTCTCAAACTTAAGGGCAAAAAAGAGGCGATTGGTGGTCACAAGTTTAGGGCTTTGAAACTCGCTGACTATGTCGGGGTGAATAGCGCGGAGGGCAAATATGGCGTTTCTACCATTCGCGATAATGCTGATCTCAAAGCGGCTATTGTCTCGGCAGCGAAGGCAACAGCCGCTCCGGGCAAAACCGTGAATGAGGCTGATCCTATGGCGTGGCTTGCCACGCAGTGGGGGCTGGCTTCAGACAAAGGTAAGGAACTGACAGGGCAATATACCGGAGAAGTGCGTGATTTCGTGACGGAACTTCTCAATACGAAGGTTCCGCCGGATGGCCAGAATGCTGTAACTCTTGACAAGGTGATAAAGAGTGAGTTAGATACAGATCCAAAGACCATTCAAGTGGTTGGAGGCGACCAGGCCACAGATGTAACGTTCAATATTCCCAACGGTATTTATCTAATCCTCGATGTAACTACTACCGCTGATGGAGTAGATACTTCAAATGTAGAGAAGAAGCCGGAGTCTATTCCTATGCTTGTTAGTACTGAGGTGAAGGGAATTCCGGGTTCCGGTTCATCGGAGATTAATGTCAAGGCTCCCGACATTAAGACCGATAAGAAAGTGGAACAAACAAGCTACAATATTGGCGATTATGTCCATTACACTATTAGTAGTGAGATACCTATTTATACAGGTTATACAGGTGCTCCCGACTCTTTCCATTTCTGGATTGTGGATATTCTGTCTCCTAGTTTGACTTATTATCCTGACGCTTCTAAGTTCACTGTGAAAGTCGGAGGCGTCCCTCTTCAGGAAGGTCCAGGTGCGGACTACTTGTTGAAGGCATATAAACCTTCCTCCCCCACCTCCTCCACCCCCGCTAGCCCTGCCGCCTCGGCCAGCTCTGCCAGCCAGGCTTCTAATTCCAACAAATCTGCTAGCTGTTCTGCACAACAGGGAGACACCGAGCCTAATGAGCCAAAGATTTGTGGTGATGATGTTAGCCCGACTTCGACGGATTTTACTGGCGATCCAATAAAGCAGGCAACGCTCGTCTTTGATTTGTCGAAATATATCAACAACAAAATCGCTCAGAAGGATTGGTCAGCAGGCGGGAAGACAGTCACAATCGATTACTCAGTAGTGCTCAATGAAGATGCCGAACTGGATGGAAATGGCAATAAAAACACGGTTTACAGTATGTATGGAACTGGAGACTGCTGCAACTGGGTTCGCACTCCTCGTAACCATGTTTATTTCTTCTCGGGTTCCATTAAAGTGGACAAGATATCGAATGATATCGGTGCGCAGCTGGGCGGTGTCAAGTTCCAAGTTTATAAAGGCGACACAGAACAGGGCAACGCGTTGTTATTCGTTAAAGACACTGGCAAAAGCAACGGTACAACGGATTATTATCATGAGCCATTGCTTGGTGGCAAAACAGGAGTTGATAATATCGTTACTTCTGACGGCAAATCATTCGTGATTAATGGTCTTGCCGATGGGAAATATACCTTTGTCGAGAGGGAAACTCCTAAAGGATACATGATTCCTGCTGGTTTCAAGTTCACTGTTGAGGTGAAACACACGGTTCCTGATAAGGACAATCACCCTGATCAGGCTAAGTACACCTATACAGTGACTGGCGATGACTACGGATTGGTGACCACGCCTGGCGCTGTAGATAATAATTCCAATAAGCTTCACGTGCTGAATATCAAGTCACTTACCGAGCTGCCGGCAACTGGTATGGTGGGCATCGTGATGCGCGTGGTGTTGGGTGCTTTGCTGATCGCTATCGCGTTGGCGCTGTACTTCGGCATCCGTCATGTCCAGCGTTCGCGTGCGCAAGGTACGATGGCACGGTAA